Sequence from the Qipengyuania gaetbuli genome:
AAGCACGCGGCGCAAGGGTCGACACGCTCTATTTGCCGGGCAAGACGCATAACGACCCGCTGCTCGCGCTCGCCAATCCGTGGCGCCGCGACCCGCGGGTGTTCGATACGGTGAAGGCATTCCTCAAGGACACCACCGCACTTTCAGTTCCGGTTCAGGCCGGGAAGCCCTAGAAGAGCAGCCGATGCGCCTGCTCTCCCATGTTCTCGCCTTCATCGCGATGGCCGTGCTGCTCGTGCAGCCCGCGGCCGCGCAATCCGTCCTGCGTGATGCGGAGACCGAGGCCTTCCTCAACGACATCTCGAACCCGCTGGTCGCAGCTGCCGGCCTTGCGCCCGGCAATGTCGAGATCGTCCTTATCAACGACCCCAGCATCAACGCGTTCGTGGCAGGCGGGCAGGCCGTCTATATCCACAGCGGGCTGATCGACGCCGCCGATACGGCCAACGAGGTGCAGGGCGTCATCGCGCACGAGTTGGGCCACATCACCGGCGGGCACATCGTGCGCATCGGCGAAGGCTATCGCAAGGCGCAGGGCTTTTCGCTGCTGTCGATGATCGCCGGTATCGGCGCTGCGCTGGCAGGTGCGGGCGATGCCGCCATGGGCCTGATGATGGCCGGCCAGTCTGCAGCGCTGAGCTCGATCCTCGCCTTCACCCGTACACAGGAAGCCAGCGCCGATGCGGCGGGCGCGGAATATCTGTCCAAGGCCGGCATTTCGGGCCGCGGATCGCTTACCTTCTTCGGCAAGCTGCTCAACCAGGAAGTACGGCGCGGCTACAGCCAGGACGAAGAAGCGGGCTTCTGGCGCACCCACCCCCTGTCGGGCGACCGCATCAACAACCTTCGCGAAACCTACGAAAAGGATCCCGCCTGGGACCGCCCGAGCGATCCGGCGATCGAGGCGCGCTTCCAGCGTATCAAGGCGAAGCTCGCGGGCTATGTCGACAAGCCGGAAAACACGCTGCGCGACTATCCGGAAGAGGACCAGTCGACCCCCGCCCTCGTTGCCCGCGCCTATGCCTATCACAAGCAGGCGAAGATGGACCTGGCGCTGGACGCGGCCGACACGCTGATCGAGCGCGCGCCGAGCGATCCCTACTTCCTCGAACTGAAGGGGCAGGTGCTGCTCGAATCGGGGCGTCCGGGCGAAGCGCTCGACCCGCTGCGCAAGGCAACGCAGTACAGCCGCTCGCAGCCGCTGATCGCATCGCTGCTCGGCCATGCGCTCATCGCGACCGAGGACAAGGACAATTACGAGGAAGCCGAAAGGGTGCTGCGCGCCGCCGTCGCACGCGACCGCTACAATCCTTTCGCCTGGTACCAGCTCGGCGTGGTCTACGCAGCGCGCGGCGATATCCCGCGCGCCCGCCTTGCCAGCGCGGAACAGCAGGTCATGAACCGCCAGTACGCGCTTGCCATGCGCAGCGCGCAGGCAGCGGAAGCGGGCCTGCCCGTCGGCTCGCCCGACTGGCTGCGCGCGCAGGACATCGGCATGCAGGCGCGGGCGCTGATCGAACAGGAATGCGAGGCCCGCGGCGACAGGTCTTGCGGCCGTCGCAGGTAGTATCGGAACGGGGAAGGTGGGCATGAAACAGCATCTGGCAACGGCAGCGATCGCGCTGGTCGGCGGCTTTGCGGGCGCAGCGATCTGGTCGCTTTCCGGCCTCGGCCATTCGCAGACGCGCGACTATCTCGTTTCCAATCCGGGTATCCTGCCCGAAATGGCCGACGCCTGGCAGGCCGAACAATCACGCGAACAGCTGGCGCAAGTTGCCGACGAGGTGCGCAAGCCCTTCCCCGGCGCGGTGCTCGGCAATCCCGACGGCACGCGCACGCTGGTCAAGTTCACCGACTATGCCTGCGGGTACTGCCGCATCAGCGTGGCCGACGTGGACCGGCTGATCGCGGAGAACCCCGACGTGCGCGTGGTCATTCGCGAATTCCCGATCTTCCAGGGCAGCGACGTTCCGGCGCGCATGGCCTTGGCCGCCGCCAAACAGGGCAAGTATAGGGCCTTCCATCACGCCATGTTCGAACTGGGCAGCCCGACGGCGGAAAACGTCATGCTGGCAGCGCAGCAGGCCGGGCTCGACCTCGATGCGGCGCGCGAATTCGGCGCGTCGGAGGAAGTGACGGCGGAACTTGCGCGCAACCAGGAGCTGGCCCGCAGCCTCGGCTTCACGGGCACGCCCAGCTGGGTCGCGGGCGACCAGGTTATCGAAGGCGCGATCGGCTTCGACAGGCTCGAAGCTGCGCTCGGCAGCTAGCCTATTCTTCCAGCGCCTTGGCGTACATCGACGCCAGCGGCTTCGCCATGACGCGGCGAACCATCGGTTCGAAGAACTCCAGCGGCTCGCTCTCGTAATCGGGATCGAAGGCGGCCTGGTCGTATTTCTCGCAGAATTCCGCGCAGGCCGCATAGTGCGGGCTCTCGGAGAACTTGTCGCGAATGTTCCGGTCCATGCCGAGGTGGTGGAAGTAGTAATAGCCCTGGAAAGCGCCGTGGTTCTGGCAGATCCAGTGGATTTCCTCGGTCACGAAGGGCTTGATGATCGCCGCAGCCACTTCGGGGTGGTTGTAGCTGCCCAGCGTGTCGCCGATATCGTGCAGCAGCGCCATGACCACATATTGCTCGTCGCGGCCGTCGCGGTGCGCGCGAGTCGCGGTCTGGAGCGAGTGTTCGAGGCGGCACACCGGAAAGCCCCCGAAATCGCCGTCGAGCAGGCGCAGGTGTTCGAGCACGCGGTCGGGCAAGTCCTTGGCAAAGGCCATGTATTCCGCGCCGATGATGGCCCAGTCTTCCTGGGTGCCTTCCTTCATTTCGCGGAACTTGGCGCGTTCCTCGATCGAATGGGTCAGGTTTTCGGGCTTGTTCATCGCATCTCTCTCTACCAGCGTCCCTCTGCCATGCATCCTAGCGTCTGGCGCAGCGCGCGGCAATTGGGCTAGGGGGTTTGGACATGGCCGTACTGCCTTTCCGACCGACGCCGTTCTTCGACAACAAGAATCAGGCGTTCTGGAACCTCCAGCTGCTGGGCTGGGGCGGGTCCGCATTGCTGCGCGCGATGTCGGCATTCGCCAACGGGCAGGAACTCCAATTCTTCTTCGTGATCTTGATCGCGACGATCACCGGCTTTTCGATCAGCCTGATCCTGTCGGTCATCTACAACCACCTGATCAAGCAGAAGCCGCTGGTCACTTGGGGCGGGACGGCGGTTGTCCTGACAGTGGCGGTCGGCCTCCACGCCTTCATCGACAGCTGGGTGCTCGACCTGACCCGCCCGACCGGCGAGACGGGGTTCGTCCGCCTGTTCATCGGCATCTACTTCTTCGACCTGACGCTGCTCGGCGCATGGTCGGCGCTCTATTACGCGATCAATTTCTTCCTCCAGGTGGAAGAACAGTCGGACCGGCTGGAACGGCTCGAGGCGCAGGCGACCAGCGCGCAGCTTGCGATGCTGCGCTACCAGCTGAACCCGCATTTCCTGTTCAACACGCTCAATTCGATCAGCACGCTGGTACTGCTCAAGCAGACCGAGCCGGCCAATGCGATGCTGACCCGCCTGTCCTCCTTCCTGCGGCACACGCTGGTCACCCAGCCGGGCGGCAAGGTCACGGTGGCGCAGGAGGTGGAGACGCTGCAGCTCTATCTCAGCATCGAGCGGATGCGTTTCGAGGACCGGCTGCGCACCGATTTCCGCGTCGAGGAACGGGCCGCCAAGGCGCAGATCCCCTCCATGCTGCTGCAGCCGCTGATCGAGAACGCGATCAAGTACGGCGTCAGCCCGCTCGAAGAAGGCGCGCAGATTTCGTTGCTCGCACAGATCGTCGGCCCGCGCCTGCGCATCACTGTCTCCGATACCGGACCCGGCGTGGACGTGAGCGGCGTTGCGGACGATCTTCCGGCGGTAATGGCGACGCACAAGCGGCGCGATTCGACCGGCGTGGGCCTCGCCAACATCCGCGACCGGCTGGCGCAGGCCTACGGCGATGACCACCGTTTCGAAATCCGCTCGCCCGAAAGCGGCGGTTTCACCGTGCTGATCGAGATTCCGCACGAACTCGCCGACGAGGAGGAGCCGCTTGCCGCAGGACGGGCGACAGGCACGGCGAAACCAGCCACGGCCTTATCCGTTAATCCTCCGGATGCCCCCCAGAAGGTAAGTACCAAGCCATGACCATTCGCACGATCCTCGTCGACGACGAGAAGCTCGCCATTCAAGGCCTCCAGCTGCGCCTCGAACCCTTCGACGATGTCGAGGTGATCGAGACCTGCCAGAACGGGCGCGAGGCGATCCGCGCGATCAAGACGCTGAAGCCAGACCTCGTTTTCCTCGACATCCAGATGCCAGGCTTCGACGGCTTTTCTGTCGTGCAGGGCGTGATGGAAATCGAACCGCCGCTGTTCGTTTTCGTCACCGCTTTCCAGGAGCACGCCATCCGCGCTTTCGAAGCCAATGCGGTCAATTACCTGATGAAGCCGGTCGACGAGGACAAGCTGGCCGACACGATCGAACGCGTGCGCCAGCGCCTCGCGGAGAAGAAAAGCAGCGACGAGGCCGATCGGCTGCGCGGCGTATTGTCCGAAGTCGCGCCCGAAGCGGTCGACGAGATCGATGCCGACGATTCCGAAGCGGCAGGCCGCTATGAAAAGCTCATCAACGTGAAGGACCGCGGCCAGATCTTCCGCGTCGAGGTCGACACGATCGAGCATATCGAGGCTGCCGGCGACTACATGTGCATCTACACCGGCGACAATTCGCTGATCCTGCGCGAGACGATGAAGGACCTCGAGCGCCGCCTCGACCCGCGCAAGTTCCAGCGTGTGCACCGCTCGACCATCGTGAACCTCGACCAGGTCCGTCAGGTGAAGCCGCACACCAATGGCGAATGCTTCCTCGTGCTTGATTCGGGCGCGGAGGTGAAGGTGTCGCGCAGCTACCGTGACGTCGTGGCGCGCTTCGTGCATTAACCTGCTTTCCGCCCGCGCATCCGCGCGGGCGTCCTCGACGCTGTTCCTCCGCTTCGCTACGGGCGTCTGCGGGCGGGCGGTCGCCCTTGCCGGGCCTACCCCGGCCCGGATTTGGAGCGATCACTGTGGCATTTGAACTTGAAGGTTTCGACCTCGTCGCATTCATTCGCGACACGCTTGCCGAAGACCTTGGCGAAGGGCTTCCGGGCGGCGGGAGGGACGTCACCAGCGAGAGTGTGATCCCCGCAGAAGCGCGCTTTTCGGGCGTGATGGATACGCGCGATGCGATCCACGTCGCGGGGCTTCCCGTGGCCGAGGCTTTCTTCCGCGCGCTCGACCCGGACATGACCATCGAAATCCTCGCCGAAGAGGGAGCACGCGTGCCGGCCGGCACCGACCTGATGCGGCTCGAAGGCAATGCCCGCGCCATGCTGACGGCAGAGCGCAGCGCCCTCAACACGGTCCAGCACCTCTCGGGCATCGCCACCATGGTCGCCGAGTACGTGGCCGCGATGGACAATCCCGATTGCACCCTGCTCGACACGCGCAAGACCATTCCCGGCCTGCGTCACCTCGAGAAATACGCTGTCCGCATGGGCGGCGGAGCGAACCACCGCATGGGCCTGTGGGATGCCGCCATGATCAAGGACAACCACGTCCTTGTCGCAGGCAGTGTGGGCGAAGCGGTGCGCCGCGCTGTGGAGGCAGGGGTGAAGGACATCATCTGCGAAGTCGACCGGATCGACCAGATCGAACCCGCGCTGGCCGCCGGTGCGACGCGCCTCCTGCTCGACAACATGGAGCCCGCCACCCTGCGCGAGGCAGTGGCGCTGGTGGCACGCCGCGTCCCCACCGAAGCGAGCGGCGGGATCAATCTCGACACGATCAGGGCCAAGGCCGCGACCGGAGTCGACTATGTCTCCGTCGGCCGGCTGACGCAGAGCGCGCCTGCCGCAGACATCGGTCTGGACTTTACCCCGCTGTAATTTCGGGGCATCTCTTCTCAATCACGGGGAGGGACCATGATGAAACCTGCATCGATCAAGAAATTCGACATGCTCTATCTCGGCTCGATCGTCGTCGGGCTGATAGGCTTCGCACTCAATTACGGCGACCTGGTCGAAACGACCAATGCCGAACTGGCCGCTGCCGGCGTCGAAGGCATGGCCGGGGGCATCATGATCGGCAGCCTCATCTTCGGCATCGTCATCAACCTGGCGCTGTGGTTCCTCATCTCGGGCCTGCGTATCGAGTTCGTGAAATGGATCCTGGTGCTCTTCGCAGCCTGGGCGATCTTCTCGCTTGCGACGACCTTCGGCCTGCTTTCGGGGCTCAACCTCGTCTTCACGCTGGTCGGCAATCTGATGACGCTGGCTGCGATCTATTTCCTGTTCCAGCCCGACGCGAAGGCGTGGTTCGCCGAGAAGCGTGGCGGCAACTGACCGCAGTCTTTGCGTAGCGCTCGCCGCGGTCACGCTGGCGAGCGCCGGAACCGCGCAAGCGCAGGCTTACCAGTGCCGCATCCCGGGCGAGGTCCGGGTCCCCGATGTGCAGGCAGATTCCGCCCCGCGCGACCTGCCCGTGACGGGCTACACGCTGGCGCTTAGCTGGAGCCCGGAATTCTGCCGCTTCCGCGAGGACGAACGGCGCCACGCGCGCCAGTGTTCGGGCAGGGAGGGGCGTTTCGGCTTCACCGTGCACGGTCTGTGGCCCGATAGTGGGCGCAGTTGGCCACAATGGTGCGGAGGCCCAAATCCCACCGCTTCCGCTGTCCGGCCGAACCTGTGCATCAGCCCCGACGCCGCGCTCATGGCCCGCCAGTGGGCCAAGCACGGCAGCTGCATGACGAAGCGGCCCGAGACCTATTTCAAGGTCACACGCATTCTCTATTCCGGCCTGCGCTGGCCCGATTTCGTGCGCATCAGCCGCGAGGATAACCTGACCGCAGGCACGATCCGCACGCGCTTTGCCGATGCGAACGAGGGCTGGCCGGAAGAGGCGGTTGGCGTGCACCTCGACCGCAAGGGCTGGCTGGAAGAACTGCGCCTCTGTTACGACAAGCGCTTCATGCCGAAGCCTTGCGACAAGGCGCGCCTCGGCGCCAAGGACGGCGAGCCGGCGAAAATCTGGCGGGGGCTATAGGCGGAACGTGGATGCCCGATAATGGGTGGTTAGCAGTCCAGCTTCAGCGTCCACGACCAGCAAATATCAAGCAACCTCGCCCGGCGGCTGAAGAACCTGCATGGGCTTTCCTGCGATCGCTGTCCGGGCCTTGGCTGCAGCCCATAAGACCGGGTGCGGTTCTGCCGCGAACGCGCTCGGTGTCGTATCCATGAACCGGCGGAAGTCGCGGATGAAATGGGGCTGGTCGACATATTGGGAATCGAGTGTGTCGATCCACGAAAGTGAGGGGTCGAGCATGAATTGGCTGAGGCTGCGCAGGAAACGCTGGCGGCGCAACAGCAGGCTGGGGCTGAACCCGAAGGCCGATAAGGAAAGTCGTTCGAGCGCACGCACGCCAATGCCCGCCCGTGCGGCGAAGTCCTTTACCGACGCCACCCGGGGATCGAGCAGGGCGCAATGGACGTTGAATATCGCGTCTTCCCTGGTTCCCGGCTGAGCCAGCAACCTGAGCAAATATTTGTCAATCTGCGCAGTTACCTCGGAAAAATTCGGCGCGCCTCTCTCGCAAGAGAGCAGTGGTGCAAACTTGGCGAGAGGGCCGTCGCGGTCAAGGATTTCCCAGTGATCGGCGAATTCGCATGCGCGGATGCCAACGAATCTTGTCCAACCGAGCGGCAGGAGGCTGATTGTCCAATAGCGGCCCGGTTCAAGCGAAAAGCGTGTCGCATGGCTGGTCGGCCCTATCCCGCAAATCGGATTGCAGACCCGCAGGGGACCTATGCCGGTGCAGGCAGCCATATCCCCGCCCACCGTCATGCGAATGTTGGGCCATTCGGGATAGACCTGGTCGAAGACCGTTGGCGCCTTCTTGTCCACTACGGTCAACGAATAGGTGGAGACGTACGGGCGCAATCGCTTGGCGGGCAAAGCGTATCGAACAGTGACGCCCTGGCTTCCGCTATTCAACCTATCGAAGATTGCGAGATTCCCTGTCTGCGGCCCTCTTGTTGTGAACGTTTACATGATAGGAAGCCCTAGCGGCAATAGATGATTGTCCGGCGATCCAGCTGACGGTACGCGGTTCAACATCGAGCCCTAAAGTGCCTTCATGCAGTCGATGAAGTGGTTCAAGGTGGGCTCTTGGGCAGCGTTATCGTGAATTGCGGCACTGATCGCGAAGCGGAAATCGGCGGGAAGGGGAATTGCCGAGAGCTCTCCTCGAGCTACGAGGTCTCCGGCTAGGCTCCCCGGAAGCACACTCAACAGGTCGCTCTGTTTCACAAGCTCAATACAGGCTGTCTGGTTCGCAAGGCGGTATCTGGGCGCAGCTTCGTTCTTCAGGAAATTGCGCAATTTCGCCGGCAGGAAATCTTCGAATGTCCGGCTCACCGGCAACGCCCAGTCATAATGAAGCAGAAGATCTTCAAGGGAGCTGTTTCGTAAATCAGGCGAAAATTCAGGGCGATGGACAATGAGGTAAGGCTCATCGACCACCTTAGTCAGACGCATCTGGTTCTTGTGCGGCATCACGGCGAAGCTGGTGTCGTGATAAACAAGAATATCGGCCCTGCGCTGAAGCAGTTCGTCTGCGGCCAAATGCGCCTGCATTGTCGCAACGTTGATCCTGGCCTCAGGATACCGGCGCGCGAACTTCAGAATGGCAGGGTGGATGTATCCTTCGATCGCACCTGCCCCGCTCAAAATATTTATCTCGATTTGTTCCGTCGCAACGGACCTCCGCACGCTCGCCGCGAAGGCCAGTAGATCGACTGCTTGCGGATACAGTTTCTTGGCGGCTTCCGTGGGAATCACGCTGCGCGTGGTGCGGTTGAAAAGCTGGGCCTCCCAGCCATCCTCAAGCGCCTTGATGCTCTTCGTTATCGCAGAATGCGTCAGCCTCAATTCCCTAGCTGCAGCCGAAAAGCTCGATAGCCGATAAACGGCTTCAAAATGCCGCAGGAGACGCATCTCATCCATATGTTCGCGCAGGTAACAAGTGCAGGCATTTTATTCAATATTATTCCACAGCCTCTCCGAGTATAGCCGCATGGAAGGGTTTCCAACCGAGCCTTTCGGGTACGCACCCCGGCCGTCGGGCTACGGAAATCCGAGCCCGGCGGCCTTACACTTCGACAGTCGCGCCGACACCACGGCTCTTAATCCGCAAATGGGTCGCAAGCGGACGGGGTGCTCAGCGACGCTCCCTGAAGAACCCGCGCAGCATTTCCGCCGCGCGTGCCTCGCCCATGCCGGAATAGACCTCGGGCTTGTGCAGGCATTGCTCCTGCTCGAACACGCGCGCGCCGTGTTCGACCGCGCCGCCCTTAGGATCGCTGGCAGCGTAATAGAGCTTGGCGATGCGGGCGTGGACGATAGCGCCGGCACACATGGCGCAGGGCTCCAGCGTAACCCAGAGCTCGCAATCCGTAAGCCGTTCGTCCCCCAGCGCCTCTGCCGCGCGGCGAATCGCCAGGATTTCGGCGTGGGCGGTCGGATCGTGCGTTTCGCGCGGGGCATTGTGCGCCTCGGCGATGATCGCCCCGGCGCGCGTCACGACCGCGCCGACCGGCACTTCGCCCGCAGCGGCAGAGGCCTCGGCCAGTTCGAGCGCGCGCTGCATGGGTTGCGGGAGGGTCCACGAGGTCATAATGCCGCCTCGCTAGCCCCCGGCTCCGGCTCGCGCAACGTGCTTGACGATTCGGCTACCCGCCGCTATGCGCGCCGCTTTCCGGGATTAATGAGCCCCCGCCCCGCTCACCGCGGCCAAGGGAACTCGCCCAGCCATTCGAACGAGAGACGTATCATGTCGCGCATTTGCGAACTCACCGGCAAGGGCCGCCAGGTCGGCCACAATGTGAGCCACGCCAACAACAAGACCAAGAAGGTCTTCCTGCCGAACCTGCAGAACGTCACGCTGATGAGCGAGAAGCTGGACCGCAGCTTCAAGTTCCGCGTTTCGACCCAGGGCCTGCGCTCGGTCGAGCACAACGGCGGTCTCGACAACTGGTTGCTCAAGACCAATGACGAGAAGCTGTCGGCGCGCGCACTCAAGGTGAAGCGCGAACTGAAGAAGGCTGCCGTCGAAGCCGCCTGAGGCTTCGCGCACTTCTCCTTTACGACTTAAGCAAGGGCGCGCGGGGTCACCTGCGCGCCTTTTGCCGTGTCCGGGGCCAGTCCAGCTTGAGCAGCAGCGACCGCTGGAACGAGGCGAAATTGTCGTCGGACACCAGCCACACGGTCCAGTCCCCGTCCTTGTCGCCGGTCACCAGAAGTCCTTCGTAATTGTCGCTCGGAAATCCCTCTCCGAGATCGGCCAGCGGCTCGAGCGCGATCGTCGCCCCGTCGGCAATCTGCGCCGGGTCGAAAACCGCCAGCCGCGCGGAAAATCGCGGCGGGAGGCCGAGGGCCCAGGCCCGCAGCAGGACCGCCACGCGTCCGTCGGGCAGCATGGTCGCATCGGCGGGCTTGTAACCGCCGGTGCCGTCCAGCGTGAAAGTGGCCGAAGCTTCGACCCGCACCGGATCGCCGTCGAACACGATTCCGGATGGAGGGCGACTCGCCACCCCCTCCTCGATCACGATCGCCCGTCCATCGGGCAGCAGCACCATCGCTTCGGCGCCGGTATTATGGCCCCATTCCTGCATGGAAGCAGGTTTGGCCGCCGCACTCCAGCTCCGGTCGGCCGCGAACCTGACGATGTGATTGGAACCCTCGATTCCGGCCCAATAGGCCCCAGTGGCAGGGTCATGGACCAGCGATTCGACATCCACCCTGATCCAGCCGTCATTGGTAAGGCCGGTAAAACCCGACACTTCCGCCGGTCCCAGACCGGTCCGGTCCGGCCGCGGCAGGATCAGGACACGGCCCGCATCGCTGGCGGCCAGCAGGGTATCCTCGTCGAGCGCGAGGAGGGCGGAATATCCGCCGATCCCGTCGTTTTCTCCGGTGATCTCCCACGCGCCGGCCAGCGTCAGTGGGCCGCTGTTCGCAGGCGCGGTGTCGAGCGGCACAATTTCGATCGGTGCGGCGAGATCGGGCGGCGGGATTTCGCTCCGCAGGAACGTCCCGGGGGTGAGGCCGGCAATCACGCAGGCACAGAGGATCAGGCGGGTGGGTCGCATGACGGCAAGGCCCCTAGCCGCGCCATCCGGGCGGCGCCACCGCATTCGTCACATGGGCGGCAGGAACAGCAGCGGATCGAGCCGCGCATCGCGCCATTTGAGGCTCCAGTGCAAATGCGGACCCGTAGCCCGACCCGATGCACCGATGCGGCCGAGCGGCTGGCCCTGCTCGACCCTGTCGCCTTCCTTCACGAACAGTTCGGAGGAATGGAGGAAGGCGCTGTTCAGTCCCTGGCCGTGATCGATGATCAGCAAATTGCCTTCGAGGCTGAAGCCGCGCACCGCCAGCACCACTGTCCCGGCTGCAGGCGCCACGTAGGTCGTGCCATTGCCGCCCGCGATGTCGAGGCCGGAATGATAGCTGCCGGGCTGACCCTGGTAGATCCGCTGCGATCCGAAGCGCCCCGAAATGCGCCCCTTGGCCGGCCAGATGAAATCCTGCCGCCAGCCCTCGCTTTGCGTGTCCTTCTCTCGCGCTTCCCAGATCGCTTCGAGCTCGGGCCTGCGACGCTCCATGAACGCCTCTGAGGACCTGCCGGGACGCAGGGGCGCGTTGACACGCTCGATGTTCCAGTCGCGCGGCTTTACCGAAAGATCGCGCGAGGCGACCTGCCCGTCCTGCCGCGTCGCGCTGAGGCGGAGCGCTCCGTCCTGGTCGCGGTCGAAGGCGGCGAAGAAATTGCCGTTCTCGTCGAAGGACAGCGGGGTCGAACCAAGCGCCGCGGCCACTGTGCCTGCAGGCAGGCGCCCACGGATCCAGCCGCCCTGCTCCAGCTCGCCGCGAATGGCAAAATCGGCGGCCACAGGCTGGGCGAGCGGCGCCGCATCGGACGGCTGCGCAGGCGCAGGTTCGGCCTGCGCGGCAGGGGTTATTGCAAGGAGAGTGAGAAGCGGTGCGACCCTTGCGAGGTTCACGGCTTCAGCCGCTCGGTCGCCAGCTGCGGCGTCGCATAGGCTTCCTGGTATTCGACCGACCAGTAGCGCAGTTCCTCCAGCGCGATCGGCACGCCCGATGCCGCGCAGAAGACGTGCTGGCCCGCGCGCAGGACGCGGAAACCGTTGGGGCCGTATTGCAGCTTTGCCTCGCCCGAAGACGGGCCGGAATTCTTGTTCATCAACATGGACGCCATTCTAGCATTTCGCGCTTAACCGAACAAATCATCCTGTTCAGGCGTCGTTCCCTTGGCGCGGGGCCTGGGCGCAGGCTTGCGCGGCAGCGGCGGAGGCGCACCTTCGCCGGGCACGACGGCGAGGTCGCCGTCGCGGAACTTGAGCGTGAGAGCGGCTTCGCTTGCCGCCGCATCGCGGCTCGTCACGGTCTGGCCACCCGCGCCAGTCACGCGGACATAGCCGCGTTCGAGCGGGCGGTCCGGGTGCAATTGCTCGGCCAGACGCGCGATTGCGGCAAGCTTTTCGCGCCGCTCGGCCAGCGGGCGCTCGACCAGCGAGGGCACGAGCCGGATGTTGCCGAGCGCCTTGCGGCCATCGCGCAGGTTCCGCTCCAGCATGGCCGGCGAAAGGCGCAGTTGCCCCAGCCGCTCGCGCCCGCGCGCCGCGCGGTCGGTGAGGCCGCGCCGCAGCCGCTCGGTCATCTCGTCGAGCGCCAGCGCGCTCGGCTGCAGGATCGCCTCGGGCCCCGGCAGCCGCTGCACGCGCGCTTCCAGCCGTTCGCGGCCGAGTTGCACCGGCCGCAGGATCGCCCGCTGGTTGCGCGCTGCGAAATCGCGCAAGGTCGCGGCCAGTTCCGCCCGCACCGGCACGGCAATCTCTGCCGCCGCAGTCGGCGTCGGCGCGCGGCGGTCGGCCGCGAAGTCGGCCAGCGTGGTATCGGTTTCGTGCCCGACCGCGCTGATCGTGGGGATCGAGCAATCCGCAATCGCGCGGACCACGACCTCCTCGTTGAAACTCCACAAGTCCTCGATCGAGCCGCCGCCGCGCGCCACGATGACGAGGTCGGGGCGGTCGGGATGGCCTTCGGGCAGGCCGGAAAAGCCGCGCACCGCGCCGGCCACCTGTTCGGCCGCGCCCTGGCCCTGCACCAGCACCGGCCACACGATCACCCGGCTGGGGAAACGGTCGGCCAAGCGGTGGAGGATATCGCGAATCACCGCGCCCGTGGGCGAAGTGACCACGCCGATGGTGCGCGGCAGGAAGGGCAGCGGCCGCTTGCGCGCCTCGTCGAACAGCCCTTCTGCAGCGAGCCGCGCCTTGGTCTTTTCCAGCAGGGCCAGCAGCGCGCCTTCGCCTGCCAGCTCCATCCGCTCGATCACAATCTGGTACTTGGAGCGCCCGGGATAGGTCGTCAGCTTGCCGCTGGCGACGACTTCCAGCCCGTCTTCAGGGCGGAACGGCAGCCGGTCGGCCTGTCCGCGCCACATCACCCCGTCGAGCACCGCCTTCTCGTCCTTGAGCGCGCAGTAGAGGTGCCCGCTGGCCGCACGCTTCACGCCCGACAGTTC
This genomic interval carries:
- a CDS encoding helix-turn-helix domain-containing protein; the encoded protein is MDKKAPTVFDQVYPEWPNIRMTVGGDMAACTGIGPLRVCNPICGIGPTSHATRFSLEPGRYWTISLLPLGWTRFVGIRACEFADHWEILDRDGPLAKFAPLLSCERGAPNFSEVTAQIDKYLLRLLAQPGTREDAIFNVHCALLDPRVASVKDFAARAGIGVRALERLSLSAFGFSPSLLLRRQRFLRSLSQFMLDPSLSWIDTLDSQYVDQPHFIRDFRRFMDTTPSAFAAEPHPVLWAAAKARTAIAGKPMQVLQPPGEVA
- a CDS encoding LysR family transcriptional regulator, whose protein sequence is MDEMRLLRHFEAVYRLSSFSAAARELRLTHSAITKSIKALEDGWEAQLFNRTTRSVIPTEAAKKLYPQAVDLLAFAASVRRSVATEQIEINILSGAGAIEGYIHPAILKFARRYPEARINVATMQAHLAADELLQRRADILVYHDTSFAVMPHKNQMRLTKVVDEPYLIVHRPEFSPDLRNSSLEDLLLHYDWALPVSRTFEDFLPAKLRNFLKNEAAPRYRLANQTACIELVKQSDLLSVLPGSLAGDLVARGELSAIPLPADFRFAISAAIHDNAAQEPTLNHFIDCMKAL
- a CDS encoding nucleoside deaminase; the protein is MTSWTLPQPMQRALELAEASAAAGEVPVGAVVTRAGAIIAEAHNAPRETHDPTAHAEILAIRRAAEALGDERLTDCELWVTLEPCAMCAGAIVHARIAKLYYAASDPKGGAVEHGARVFEQEQCLHKPEVYSGMGEARAAEMLRGFFRERR
- the rpmB gene encoding 50S ribosomal protein L28, encoding MSRICELTGKGRQVGHNVSHANNKTKKVFLPNLQNVTLMSEKLDRSFKFRVSTQGLRSVEHNGGLDNWLLKTNDEKLSARALKVKRELKKAAVEAA
- a CDS encoding esterase-like activity of phytase family protein, coding for MRPTRLILCACVIAGLTPGTFLRSEIPPPDLAAPIEIVPLDTAPANSGPLTLAGAWEITGENDGIGGYSALLALDEDTLLAASDAGRVLILPRPDRTGLGPAEVSGFTGLTNDGWIRVDVESLVHDPATGAYWAGIEGSNHIVRFAADRSWSAAAKPASMQEWGHNTGAEAMVLLPDGRAIVIEEGVASRPPSGIVFDGDPVRVEASATFTLDGTGGYKPADATMLPDGRVAVLLRAWALGLPPRFSARLAVFDPAQIADGATIALEPLADLGEGFPSDNYEGLLVTGDKDGDWTVWLVSDDNFASFQRSLLLKLDWPRTRQKARR
- a CDS encoding M23 family metallopeptidase, with the protein product MNLARVAPLLTLLAITPAAQAEPAPAQPSDAAPLAQPVAADFAIRGELEQGGWIRGRLPAGTVAAALGSTPLSFDENGNFFAAFDRDQDGALRLSATRQDGQVASRDLSVKPRDWNIERVNAPLRPGRSSEAFMERRRPELEAIWEAREKDTQSEGWRQDFIWPAKGRISGRFGSQRIYQGQPGSYHSGLDIAGGNGTTYVAPAAGTVVLAVRGFSLEGNLLIIDHGQGLNSAFLHSSELFVKEGDRVEQGQPLGRIGASGRATGPHLHWSLKWRDARLDPLLFLPPM
- a CDS encoding DUF2093 domain-containing protein, translating into MLMNKNSGPSSGEAKLQYGPNGFRVLRAGQHVFCAASGVPIALEELRYWSVEYQEAYATPQLATERLKP